A genomic window from Planococcus rifietoensis includes:
- a CDS encoding GNAT family N-acetyltransferase yields the protein MAVPTKQAVPDIFFTPEWNEAYAAHEGGEFQQFEWKSELGHIIYPFIKRPVPMLEGWFDTITAFGQSGPVIIDAKEGQRRALVDEFDAAFQDFCEQQCIVSEYIRFSSWVKNAEDFFPLYGLDMRGIVMYIDLTVDDPFRFEFSSAARQQVRRALKNGVTLEYDFTGDTLDDFCRLYDLTADRNEFPDHYLFAPEMLKESFKHLEGKQFLLNAKYDGKTVSSALIVHHGDYMHYHLVANDPDYFRCAGNSLIMAEACRYGKELGFSQFHLGGASTEALYRFKRRFTKTEPLEILTGKRIRNSDMYGRLTELKRLQYGIENTGHFPLYRG from the coding sequence ATGGCAGTTCCTACTAAACAAGCGGTTCCGGACATTTTCTTTACGCCCGAATGGAACGAAGCATACGCCGCACATGAAGGAGGGGAATTCCAGCAATTCGAATGGAAAAGTGAACTCGGGCACATCATCTATCCTTTCATCAAACGTCCGGTGCCGATGTTAGAAGGCTGGTTCGATACAATTACCGCATTCGGCCAAAGCGGCCCTGTCATTATCGATGCCAAAGAAGGGCAGCGGCGGGCTTTGGTCGATGAGTTTGATGCGGCATTCCAGGATTTCTGCGAACAGCAGTGCATCGTTTCCGAATACATCCGCTTCAGTTCATGGGTTAAGAATGCAGAAGATTTCTTCCCACTCTATGGCCTCGATATGCGTGGCATCGTCATGTATATCGATTTGACCGTCGACGATCCTTTCCGCTTTGAATTTTCATCTGCCGCCCGCCAGCAAGTGCGGCGCGCGCTGAAAAACGGCGTGACGCTCGAATATGATTTCACTGGGGACACATTGGATGATTTTTGCCGTTTGTATGACCTCACCGCAGACCGCAACGAATTTCCGGATCATTATTTATTCGCTCCGGAAATGCTGAAGGAATCCTTCAAGCATCTAGAAGGCAAGCAATTCCTGCTCAATGCGAAATACGACGGCAAGACCGTCTCTTCCGCATTGATCGTCCACCACGGTGATTATATGCATTATCATCTGGTCGCCAATGACCCCGATTATTTTCGCTGTGCCGGAAATTCATTGATCATGGCGGAAGCTTGCCGCTACGGCAAAGAACTCGGCTTTTCCCAATTCCATTTGGGCGGCGCTTCCACTGAAGCCCTCTACCGCTTTAAACGGCGGTTCACCAAAACAGAACCGCTTGAGATCTTGACCGGCAAACGCATCCGCAACAGCGATATGTATGGCAGGCTGACTGAACTAAAAAGGCTTCAATACGGCATCGAAAACACTGGCCACTTTCCTTTATACCGAGGATGA
- a CDS encoding GNAT family N-acetyltransferase, with translation MKDLYFEKNYGRLYEVIENGRCEVFEFDHPLGRVRHQFIRREIPITATGGPYFDIVTPYGYGGPVIKICAEGRKTQLVKEFEQAFGEYCAEHGIISEFVRFHPVLGNALDFEECYEVRYLRETVGTNLAAYEDPVQREFSKSTRKNIRKALEAGVIYEIIENPKSLGEFKDIYHETMSRNNADAYYYFEEDYFTECLKYFADRILLTKAICDGQVIGMGLNFTYEDRIHTHLSGTLSDYNHAYPAYVLQYALTVWGKANGYRLIHDGGGRTNDPDDSLLMFKRQFGKNTRFDFYIGKKIWNKPVYKKLCELNAADAATDYFPAYRCKKHLEASRV, from the coding sequence GTGAAGGATTTGTATTTCGAAAAAAATTACGGCCGGTTATACGAAGTGATCGAAAATGGCCGGTGTGAAGTGTTCGAGTTTGACCACCCACTTGGCCGTGTGCGACATCAGTTTATCCGCCGTGAGATTCCGATTACCGCAACAGGTGGACCGTATTTCGACATTGTCACTCCGTATGGCTACGGGGGGCCAGTCATCAAAATATGTGCAGAAGGAAGAAAAACCCAATTGGTCAAAGAATTTGAGCAAGCTTTTGGAGAATATTGCGCAGAGCATGGCATTATCAGTGAATTCGTCCGGTTCCACCCGGTACTGGGGAATGCGCTGGATTTTGAGGAATGCTATGAAGTGCGGTATCTGCGCGAGACCGTGGGAACCAATCTGGCGGCATACGAGGATCCGGTCCAACGCGAGTTCTCCAAATCGACACGAAAAAACATCCGCAAAGCGCTTGAGGCGGGCGTCATATATGAGATCATTGAAAATCCCAAAAGCCTGGGCGAGTTCAAGGATATCTATCATGAGACGATGAGCCGCAATAATGCCGATGCTTATTATTATTTTGAAGAAGATTATTTCACAGAATGCCTTAAATATTTTGCAGACCGCATCTTATTGACCAAAGCGATCTGTGACGGGCAAGTTATAGGGATGGGCTTGAACTTCACTTACGAAGACCGTATCCATACGCATTTGTCAGGAACTTTGAGCGATTACAACCATGCGTATCCTGCCTATGTGCTGCAATATGCGTTGACAGTCTGGGGGAAAGCGAACGGCTACCGGTTAATCCACGACGGGGGCGGGAGGACCAACGACCCCGATGATAGTTTGCTGATGTTCAAGAGGCAGTTCGGGAAAAATACCCGATTCGACTTTTACATCGGAAAGAAGATATGGAATAAGCCGGTTTATAAGAAATTATGCGAACTCAACGCGGCGGATGCAGCGACCGATTATTTCCCTGCCTACCGCTGCAAAAAGCATTTGGAAGCGAGCCGCGTCTAG
- a CDS encoding ATP-grasp domain-containing protein, which translates to MENQKKLLILGGITHMIDVVETAKNMGLYTIVTDNNEESPAKKNADKAYHISTADIDALEDMARHEQIDGVLTAFDDINTWNAQLLTDRLGLPFYATKEHLEISSNKDQFKEFCRRFNVPVIEQYEKGDGVPVRYPVIIKPVDSYASKGITVCQNEAELYDAVEKARRFSRHGRVLVERFIDTNHGVEMYYTLQNGEVILSAVTDRFVHNQGRQSPPLPVATIYPSSHLAEFIALHDVNIREMLRGMGLKNGLVLIQSLYDNGEFFIYEMGYRLSGEQHYQIVKRQTDVNLLEMMIDFAVGEDIARYDLSNFDDGFMRYPSCNLSVLLGPGTISEIKGLEEILDFPSVISWVPTREVGDEITVTGSYSQMLGRFNIVCQTMEELNGTIRDINRSLEVISETGEDMVLARYLAGEKVT; encoded by the coding sequence GTGGAAAATCAGAAAAAGCTGCTTATCCTTGGCGGCATCACGCATATGATCGACGTCGTCGAAACTGCTAAAAACATGGGCCTGTATACAATTGTCACCGATAATAACGAGGAATCGCCCGCAAAGAAAAATGCCGATAAAGCGTACCATATTAGCACTGCTGACATCGACGCCCTGGAAGACATGGCGCGTCACGAACAAATCGATGGCGTGCTGACGGCTTTCGACGACATCAACACGTGGAATGCCCAATTGCTGACCGACCGGCTTGGTTTGCCGTTTTATGCAACAAAAGAGCATTTGGAAATTAGTTCCAATAAAGACCAGTTCAAGGAATTTTGCCGAAGATTCAATGTGCCGGTCATCGAACAATACGAAAAAGGCGATGGGGTGCCGGTTCGGTATCCGGTCATTATCAAACCGGTCGACAGCTACGCCAGCAAAGGGATTACTGTCTGCCAAAACGAAGCAGAATTATACGATGCCGTCGAAAAAGCCAGACGCTTTTCGCGCCATGGCCGCGTTCTTGTCGAGCGCTTTATCGATACAAACCATGGTGTCGAAATGTATTACACCTTGCAAAATGGGGAAGTGATTTTATCCGCTGTAACAGATCGCTTCGTCCATAATCAAGGGCGCCAAAGCCCACCGCTGCCGGTCGCCACAATTTACCCATCGAGCCATCTCGCTGAATTCATTGCGCTTCACGATGTCAATATCCGGGAGATGCTGAGAGGCATGGGGCTCAAGAACGGGCTCGTGCTGATTCAGTCGCTTTACGACAATGGAGAGTTCTTTATTTATGAGATGGGCTACAGGCTGAGCGGAGAGCAGCATTATCAAATCGTCAAACGGCAGACCGATGTCAATTTGCTGGAAATGATGATTGACTTTGCTGTTGGGGAAGACATTGCGAGATACGATTTAAGCAATTTCGATGACGGTTTCATGCGTTATCCATCCTGCAATCTATCGGTGCTTCTAGGGCCCGGAACCATTAGTGAAATCAAGGGTTTGGAGGAAATTCTAGATTTTCCCTCTGTGATTTCCTGGGTGCCGACACGAGAAGTGGGCGATGAGATTACAGTGACGGGCTCCTATTCACAAATGCTAGGCCGCTTCAATATCGTTTGCCAGACAATGGAGGAGCTGAACGGGACGATCCGCGACATCAACCGGTCGCTTGAAGTCATCTCGGAAACCGGCGAAGACATGGTGCTCGCCCGCTATCTGGCAGGAGAAAAAGTGACCTAA
- a CDS encoding ATP-grasp domain-containing protein, translated as MDKKKILILGGTFHMVNVVETAKRMGYYTIVTDNMVGSPAKKIADQSYDISTADIRKLAEIGRRERIDGVFTAFDDINTWHAVALCKTLHLPFYATPAQLEITSHKDRFKEYCRTFGVPVIEEYECDPVQDPELPVVEFPVIVKPVDSYASKGITVCYKEEELTKGVQKAVGESKSGKIMLERFVESDIGVQAFYTARDGHLVLTAVTDRFTHKQSKEHPPLPVAMLFPSQHQQQYIKEVDPAVRKMIRNIGIENGLVFIQTMYDGGKIYVYEMGFRFSGEQHYHIIHKQTGVHLLEMMLDFSVGEDTANHPIEQFDHAPMPYPSANLPILLGPGTITEVRGLEAVKAMPEVISCVINRFEGEAIERTGSYSQMFGRFNVVANSQQALLETIEQIYRTLDIRSEDGSDMIMARFQPAKVNAS; from the coding sequence ATGGATAAAAAGAAAATTTTGATCCTTGGCGGCACATTCCATATGGTCAATGTGGTGGAGACAGCCAAACGCATGGGCTACTACACGATCGTCACCGACAATATGGTCGGCTCGCCAGCGAAGAAAATTGCCGACCAATCGTATGACATCAGTACTGCAGATATTCGGAAGCTTGCTGAAATCGGCAGGAGAGAGCGAATCGATGGCGTGTTTACGGCTTTCGACGATATCAACACATGGCATGCGGTCGCGCTGTGTAAAACGCTCCACTTGCCGTTTTATGCCACCCCCGCACAGCTCGAGATCACTTCGCATAAAGACCGTTTCAAGGAGTATTGCCGGACATTCGGCGTGCCGGTCATTGAAGAATATGAATGTGACCCGGTGCAGGACCCTGAGCTCCCTGTGGTGGAATTTCCAGTCATCGTCAAGCCGGTTGATAGCTACGCAAGCAAAGGAATCACGGTGTGTTATAAGGAAGAGGAACTTACAAAGGGGGTCCAAAAGGCAGTCGGAGAATCGAAATCGGGGAAAATTATGCTCGAGCGCTTTGTTGAGTCGGACATCGGCGTCCAGGCATTCTATACCGCGCGGGATGGCCATCTCGTCCTGACTGCCGTTACGGACCGCTTCACCCATAAGCAATCGAAAGAACATCCGCCGCTGCCTGTAGCGATGTTGTTTCCTTCGCAGCACCAACAGCAATATATCAAAGAAGTCGATCCGGCGGTGCGCAAAATGATTCGGAATATAGGCATCGAAAACGGGTTGGTGTTCATTCAGACGATGTATGACGGCGGCAAAATCTATGTATACGAAATGGGTTTCCGTTTCAGCGGCGAGCAGCATTATCATATTATCCACAAGCAAACAGGCGTCCATTTATTGGAGATGATGCTCGATTTCTCGGTTGGCGAAGACACGGCTAACCATCCGATCGAACAATTCGACCATGCCCCGATGCCGTACCCGTCCGCTAATTTGCCAATTTTGCTAGGTCCGGGGACGATTACGGAAGTCCGCGGCTTGGAGGCAGTGAAAGCGATGCCGGAAGTGATTTCCTGCGTCATCAATCGTTTCGAAGGCGAGGCGATTGAGCGGACAGGCTCGTATTCACAAATGTTTGGCCGCTTTAATGTGGTCGCAAATTCACAACAGGCGCTGCTGGAAACCATCGAACAGATTTACCGGACGCTCGATATTCGCTCTGAAGACGGCAGTGATATGATCATGGCCCGGTTCCAACCGGCTAAAGTAAATGCTTCTTAA
- a CDS encoding GNAT family N-acetyltransferase — protein sequence MNDLFFEEAYGKLYERMEHGVCEEYVFQSAYGEIRHLFIKREIPMLIHGERWYDAITPYGYGGPRITRCATGCHSDLVTAFEHAFCKYCKDQRIVSEFVRFHPIFDNARDFSTCYDVTFQRETVGTTLDGFDDPVASEFSKSARKTLRRSLNAGVTCRITVAPSDLARFKEIYYETMSRVHADSYYFFDDAYFDSCLLKFADKIILAEAIYDGQVIAAELHFLYDGIMHTHLSGTVHDFHQLSPIYVLQYGAVRWGKENGVKLIHAGGGRTNDLDDPLYKFKKKFGQHTGYRFYTGRKIWNAEIYEELCKKFRANSDEHFFPAYRANASKQLSSV from the coding sequence TTGAATGACCTGTTTTTTGAAGAGGCGTACGGCAAGCTCTACGAAAGGATGGAGCACGGAGTATGTGAAGAGTACGTGTTTCAAAGCGCATACGGCGAAATTAGGCATCTGTTTATCAAACGTGAAATCCCGATGCTGATCCACGGGGAGAGGTGGTATGACGCCATCACCCCTTATGGATACGGAGGCCCGCGGATCACGCGCTGTGCGACAGGCTGCCATTCCGATTTGGTCACTGCTTTCGAGCACGCGTTTTGCAAGTACTGCAAAGACCAACGCATCGTCAGCGAATTTGTCCGCTTTCATCCGATATTCGACAACGCTCGCGATTTTTCCACTTGCTACGACGTCACGTTCCAGCGTGAAACGGTCGGAACGACACTCGATGGCTTCGACGATCCGGTTGCTTCCGAGTTTTCGAAATCCGCCAGAAAAACTTTACGCCGTTCACTGAATGCGGGCGTCACGTGCCGCATTACCGTGGCGCCAAGCGACCTGGCCCGTTTCAAGGAAATCTATTATGAAACGATGAGCCGCGTCCACGCCGATTCCTATTATTTCTTTGATGATGCATATTTCGATAGCTGCCTGCTGAAATTCGCTGACAAAATCATTTTGGCCGAAGCCATTTACGATGGCCAAGTGATCGCTGCAGAGCTGCACTTTTTGTATGACGGCATCATGCACACACATCTGTCGGGTACCGTCCACGATTTCCATCAGCTGTCGCCAATCTACGTCTTGCAATACGGCGCGGTGCGTTGGGGCAAAGAAAACGGCGTTAAGTTGATTCATGCAGGGGGCGGCCGGACAAACGACTTGGATGATCCCTTGTACAAGTTCAAGAAAAAATTCGGACAGCACACCGGCTATCGTTTCTATACCGGCCGGAAAATCTGGAACGCCGAGATCTACGAAGAGCTGTGCAAAAAGTTCAGAGCCAATTCGGACGAACACTTCTTCCCGGCGTACCGTGCGAATGCCAGCAAGCAATTGAGCAGCGTATGA
- a CDS encoding GNAT family N-acetyltransferase, with protein MAGTPPGIGGKYSQLTTRKKEKMMGDLYFDERYGKLYEEIEKGVCQVFEFNHALGRVRHLFIKREIPILLGSERYFDIVTPYGYGGPLMTGCPPEHREELASAFAEAFAAYCEAEGVVSEFIRFHPVLGNAQDFGKSYEVRYLRDTVGTSIGAYDDPVEAEFSSSARKNIRKALRDGVEFRVTLGPRDLKDFQRIYFATMDRNQADSFYYFNEQYFTQLLESFGERLLLVEALYEGEVIGMELQFVYNDLIHTHLSGTYEAFHHLSPVYIMQYATVLWAKENGISLIHGGGGRTNSPDDNLLRFKQQFARHTSFSFYSGQKVWNEEIYRRLCKEANTAVTDEFFPAYRKRPAKETSEV; from the coding sequence ATGGCAGGAACTCCACCAGGCATTGGGGGGAAGTATTCGCAACTTACAACGAGAAAGAAGGAAAAGATGATGGGGGATCTTTATTTCGATGAGCGCTATGGAAAATTATATGAAGAAATAGAGAAAGGCGTGTGCCAGGTCTTTGAGTTTAATCACGCGCTCGGGCGCGTACGGCATCTGTTTATCAAGCGCGAAATTCCGATATTGCTCGGATCTGAACGCTACTTTGACATTGTCACGCCATATGGATACGGAGGCCCGCTGATGACGGGCTGTCCGCCGGAACATCGGGAAGAGCTGGCATCCGCCTTTGCAGAAGCATTTGCTGCTTATTGCGAAGCAGAAGGCGTCGTCAGTGAGTTTATCCGGTTCCATCCGGTGCTTGGCAATGCACAGGATTTTGGGAAAAGCTACGAAGTGCGTTATCTGCGCGATACGGTCGGAACGTCAATTGGAGCTTATGACGATCCGGTAGAAGCTGAGTTCAGCTCTTCGGCGCGCAAGAACATCCGCAAGGCGCTGCGGGATGGCGTTGAATTCCGGGTAACGCTCGGGCCGAGGGACCTAAAAGATTTTCAGCGGATTTACTTTGCCACAATGGACCGCAACCAAGCCGATTCGTTCTATTACTTTAATGAACAGTATTTCACTCAATTGCTGGAGTCGTTCGGGGAGCGGCTCTTGTTGGTTGAAGCACTTTATGAGGGCGAAGTGATCGGCATGGAGCTGCAATTTGTCTACAACGATTTGATCCATACTCATTTGTCCGGAACATATGAGGCATTTCATCACTTGTCGCCGGTTTATATCATGCAGTATGCCACGGTCCTATGGGCTAAGGAAAATGGCATCAGCCTCATACACGGAGGAGGCGGGCGGACCAACAGCCCGGACGATAACCTATTGAGATTCAAACAGCAATTCGCGCGCCATACGAGCTTTTCATTCTACAGCGGCCAAAAAGTGTGGAATGAAGAAATTTACAGAAGGCTTTGCAAAGAAGCAAACACTGCCGTTACGGATGAGTTTTTTCCGGCTTACCGGAAACGGCCAGCCAAAGAGACGAGCGAGGTTTAA
- the murJ gene encoding murein biosynthesis integral membrane protein MurJ, whose amino-acid sequence MEKTVIAIMFVVIITKVLGFSRDIFLSFFYGADGLTDAYLISTDIPTVFFAFIGMGIAASYIPVYTKIREERGSEAAEHFTANVTNAVMLLSTVLVILLLVFPVPIVKLFAYGFEGETLRVAVLFTRIISLTLYFTALIFIFTSYLEVKDRFLPTVLSGLPLNVLLITTIVVSSKMDIMMLAIGTVIAVIVQFLYMIPAIRKSGYRHQLVLNLKDRDLKQMMMLAIPVIIGVSADQVNILVDRTIASQLAEGGISALTYAHRIVFFVQAIFVLAVVKVMFPKISKLAVRKNMEELKAVVGKIITTVSLIVIPAAVGMMIFSRQITELLFGRGAFEERAIAMTTGLLFFYALGLLGFGLREVLSKVFYSLEDSRTPMINAFGAMFLNVALNLVLSRVMGLNGLALATSIAAIVSTVLLYASLVRKIGSLDSRRLMVDLAKGLLAAIVMGIAARTAFSVSLLLMGDIPALFIGVLTGILVYAAMLSMLQLSDIAYYKARLMALARR is encoded by the coding sequence ATGGAAAAAACAGTCATCGCCATCATGTTCGTCGTCATCATCACGAAAGTTCTCGGCTTTTCACGGGATATCTTCCTATCGTTTTTCTACGGTGCCGATGGACTGACCGACGCCTACTTGATCTCGACCGATATCCCGACGGTGTTCTTTGCGTTTATCGGCATGGGCATCGCCGCAAGCTATATCCCGGTCTACACGAAAATCCGTGAAGAACGTGGCAGCGAAGCGGCGGAACACTTTACGGCAAACGTCACCAATGCAGTCATGCTGCTGTCGACAGTGCTCGTCATCCTGCTCTTGGTGTTCCCGGTGCCAATCGTCAAACTATTCGCCTACGGGTTTGAAGGGGAGACGTTGCGCGTCGCGGTGCTGTTCACGCGAATCATTTCGCTGACGCTGTACTTCACTGCCTTGATCTTCATCTTCACCAGTTACTTAGAAGTGAAAGACCGTTTCCTGCCGACAGTGCTGAGTGGCTTGCCGTTGAACGTATTGTTGATCACGACGATTGTGGTCAGTTCGAAAATGGACATCATGATGCTTGCCATCGGAACGGTCATTGCGGTCATTGTGCAGTTTTTGTACATGATACCGGCTATACGCAAAAGCGGCTATCGCCATCAATTGGTGCTGAACTTGAAAGACCGAGATTTAAAACAAATGATGATGCTCGCGATTCCGGTCATTATCGGGGTGTCGGCTGACCAAGTCAATATCCTGGTCGACCGGACGATCGCTTCGCAGTTGGCGGAAGGCGGAATTTCCGCATTGACCTATGCCCACCGCATCGTGTTCTTCGTCCAGGCGATTTTTGTACTGGCGGTTGTGAAGGTGATGTTCCCAAAAATCTCGAAATTGGCCGTAAGGAAAAATATGGAAGAATTAAAAGCCGTTGTCGGAAAAATCATTACGACCGTCTCGTTGATTGTCATACCCGCTGCAGTAGGCATGATGATTTTCTCCCGTCAGATCACGGAACTGCTCTTCGGGCGCGGGGCATTCGAGGAACGTGCCATAGCAATGACGACGGGCTTGTTGTTCTTCTACGCGCTGGGCTTACTCGGATTCGGGCTGCGCGAAGTGTTGTCGAAAGTGTTTTATTCCTTAGAAGATTCACGCACGCCGATGATTAACGCATTCGGCGCTATGTTTCTAAATGTCGCATTGAACCTGGTGTTATCACGTGTCATGGGGCTGAACGGCTTGGCACTTGCGACCAGCATCGCGGCGATTGTCAGCACGGTGCTGTTGTATGCATCGCTGGTCCGGAAAATTGGCTCACTCGACAGTCGCCGGCTGATGGTCGATTTGGCGAAAGGCCTACTCGCCGCAATCGTCATGGGCATCGCGGCAAGAACAGCATTCTCAGTTTCCTTGCTGCTGATGGGCGATATTCCGGCTTTGTTCATCGGTGTGTTAACAGGGATTTTGGTGTATGCAGCGATGCTGTCGATGTTGCAACTGAGCGATATCGCCTATTACAAGGCCAGGTTGATGGCATTAGCTAGACGTTGA
- a CDS encoding right-handed parallel beta-helix repeat-containing protein: MAFWKKPREKELLPRNKEDIVREMWSPKKTADQLFNVKSYGAIGDGKVDDRKALQKAIDAAYGTSKGGNLFFPPGLYRISGPIEVPEWGMGAAVSWIGHSSETTRIAPSEPMDYLVRMRGGSGSVKGIQFMGTDPENGYTQLVKVCMVASEIRDKLFSGAAFMWGSVHGLQILEEGNNNLCVFDRLCQFSQNGSVIEGSGASGRGTNISFMKLDPAARDVHVGAYFKVGSGEGSVYHIDEVGPRSITVSPPLKETVSPGTPYKIHLGCGLQTDRGSDNNVYGIYDCHFVGNAATGLMVRGLYGHHIQGGNFDSNGIAGIHIGSGAINTTPAYSGSINHSYFENNGYANVLLDYAAGLSVIEPLLAKPRDGMGDGLASITSLYNEEYQYDTTSILYNGRLHQYVPEGGRSPLDMKDEPRMTVNKKNGASEAETVKLPPAPIHKFSEEVEIFVEHSGGQEVRLVCDNAKVNNRPGSEGVLAPAGIGYKITAYYNRSDKSWMVSHTTPLS, translated from the coding sequence ATGGCATTTTGGAAAAAACCGAGGGAGAAAGAATTGCTTCCGCGCAATAAAGAGGATATCGTCCGCGAAATGTGGAGTCCGAAAAAGACTGCAGACCAATTATTCAACGTGAAATCATACGGAGCGATCGGTGACGGCAAAGTCGATGACCGGAAAGCGCTGCAAAAAGCGATCGATGCCGCATATGGCACGAGTAAAGGCGGCAATCTGTTTTTTCCACCGGGCTTGTATCGCATCAGCGGCCCCATTGAAGTGCCGGAATGGGGCATGGGGGCAGCTGTCTCGTGGATCGGGCATAGTTCGGAGACGACGCGCATCGCACCGTCTGAACCGATGGATTATTTGGTGCGCATGCGCGGCGGCAGCGGCTCGGTCAAGGGCATCCAGTTCATGGGGACCGATCCCGAAAATGGCTATACCCAGCTGGTCAAAGTGTGTATGGTCGCGAGTGAAATCCGCGATAAACTATTTTCAGGAGCTGCCTTTATGTGGGGATCTGTCCACGGTTTGCAGATTTTAGAAGAAGGCAATAATAATCTCTGCGTATTCGATCGGCTGTGCCAGTTTTCGCAAAATGGATCGGTCATCGAAGGCAGCGGTGCTTCAGGCCGGGGAACGAATATTTCATTCATGAAACTCGATCCAGCCGCGCGAGATGTCCATGTCGGCGCTTATTTCAAAGTGGGTTCCGGAGAAGGGTCTGTCTACCACATCGATGAAGTCGGCCCACGCAGCATCACGGTGTCGCCGCCTTTGAAAGAGACGGTGTCGCCGGGAACGCCCTATAAAATCCATCTTGGCTGCGGCTTGCAGACGGACCGTGGCAGCGATAATAACGTCTACGGGATTTACGATTGCCATTTCGTCGGCAACGCAGCGACCGGCCTGATGGTGCGCGGATTGTATGGACACCATATTCAAGGCGGCAATTTCGATTCGAACGGCATCGCGGGCATCCATATCGGCAGCGGCGCGATAAACACGACGCCAGCGTATTCCGGCAGCATCAACCATAGCTATTTTGAGAACAACGGCTATGCCAATGTCCTGCTCGATTATGCGGCAGGGCTCAGCGTCATCGAGCCGCTCCTTGCAAAACCGCGCGATGGCATGGGAGACGGCCTTGCCTCGATCACTTCTTTATACAATGAAGAATACCAATACGATACGACGAGCATCCTTTACAACGGGCGCTTGCATCAATACGTGCCTGAAGGCGGCCGCTCTCCGCTTGATATGAAAGACGAACCACGCATGACAGTCAATAAGAAAAACGGGGCGTCCGAAGCGGAAACCGTCAAACTGCCGCCAGCCCCGATCCATAAATTCAGCGAAGAAGTAGAGATCTTCGTTGAACATAGCGGTGGACAGGAAGTGCGGCTCGTCTGCGATAACGCCAAGGTCAATAACCGTCCCGGCAGCGAAGGGGTGCTCGCGCCGGCAGGAATCGGTTACAAAATCACCGCTTATTACAATAGAAGCGATAAGAGTTGGATGGTTTCACATACAACGCCTTTAAGTTGA
- a CDS encoding antibiotic biosynthesis monooxygenase family protein, with amino-acid sequence MKLYKWLGKEQETDTLKDQGWFVLTNGSDVAAINEQEVPAGDQIEAYEVLDQKGRLEEGAYAVFNNIPVTEEGRELFESRFQNRAGLVEKEPGFAAIRILRPLDSDTYVILTMWEDESAFTTWQSSQAYSHAHKKRGTSEGIDKRPNIFPRPSFVTTYSK; translated from the coding sequence ATGAAGCTATACAAATGGCTCGGTAAAGAACAAGAAACCGATACGCTGAAAGACCAGGGCTGGTTCGTTTTAACAAATGGCAGCGACGTGGCAGCCATCAATGAACAAGAAGTTCCGGCTGGCGACCAGATCGAAGCTTACGAAGTGCTTGACCAAAAAGGGCGTCTTGAAGAGGGGGCTTACGCCGTTTTCAATAATATTCCGGTTACTGAAGAAGGCCGCGAACTGTTTGAATCGCGCTTCCAGAACCGCGCCGGGCTCGTCGAAAAAGAACCGGGCTTTGCCGCGATCCGCATCTTGCGGCCGCTCGATTCCGATACGTATGTCATTCTCACCATGTGGGAAGACGAATCCGCCTTCACCACTTGGCAATCGTCCCAAGCTTACTCGCACGCACATAAAAAACGGGGCACGTCGGAAGGCATCGACAAACGCCCGAACATCTTCCCGCGTCCATCGTTCGTCACCACTTATTCCAAATAA